The following proteins come from a genomic window of Edaphobacter sp. 4G125:
- a CDS encoding proline dehydrogenase family protein has translation MARRFAERSSIGRTMSSRFVAGMTVGEALNVCERINREGIAVTLDALGESVNQESEARASADVYHQMLDAIAPHGLKANVSVKLSQMGMDFDPALAERIVGEMVEHASRVGSFVRIDMEGSPYTEATIAITERLHAQYPGCVGTVLQAYLFRTESDAERLLKQGIRIRLCKGAYKEPAEIAFPLKTDVDANYVKLAQRLITSGVFCGIATHDEAIVEKLLAFVREQHVPKDAFEFQMLYGIRRDLQRRLVKQGFGVRVYVPFGPEWYPYFMRRLAERPANVLFLMKNFLKS, from the coding sequence GTGGCGAGAAGATTCGCCGAGCGTTCCTCGATCGGACGAACCATGTCGAGCCGGTTTGTCGCTGGTATGACAGTTGGAGAGGCGCTTAACGTTTGCGAACGCATCAACCGTGAAGGGATCGCTGTCACGCTGGATGCATTGGGAGAGAGCGTCAACCAGGAATCGGAGGCGCGGGCTTCGGCGGATGTCTACCACCAGATGCTCGATGCAATTGCACCCCACGGACTGAAGGCGAATGTCAGCGTAAAGCTTTCTCAGATGGGAATGGATTTCGATCCCGCGCTCGCCGAGAGGATCGTGGGAGAGATGGTGGAGCACGCATCGCGTGTTGGCTCCTTTGTCAGGATCGACATGGAGGGCAGCCCCTACACGGAAGCGACGATTGCCATCACTGAACGGCTTCATGCACAGTACCCCGGTTGTGTCGGGACCGTGCTGCAGGCTTACCTTTTTCGGACCGAAAGCGATGCCGAACGTTTGCTGAAGCAGGGAATCCGCATTCGCCTCTGCAAAGGTGCGTACAAAGAACCTGCCGAGATTGCGTTTCCGCTCAAGACAGACGTTGACGCCAACTACGTCAAGCTGGCGCAGCGCTTGATAACTTCGGGAGTTTTTTGTGGAATCGCAACACACGATGAAGCGATCGTCGAAAAGCTGTTGGCCTTCGTTCGCGAACAGCATGTTCCTAAGGATGCTTTCGAGTTTCAGATGCTGTACGGAATCCGTCGCGACCTTCAGCGCAGGCTTGTGAAACAGGGCTTCGGAGTTCGCGTCTACGTTCCATTCGGCCCG
- a CDS encoding NHL repeat-containing protein, with the protein MYWKKSLGGMYVCVALALTGCGAGVFPTSSLLSGGSGSSGTTTTPSKPPSTGAPSDPPAASGGQSPSTGTTTPPSTGTPSPPTTGTTTPPATGTTTPPSSGSGSTPPSTGTTTPPSSGGGGTTPPSSGGSGTTTPPVTVPPAISGHVYSGPGSNHPISGATISLYAVGTSGYGAGATSLLQGASILTASDGSFSLDGAYTCPSATTQVYLVATGGNAGTGANSGITLLSALGACSNIASSTIVVNEITTVASAFALSPFLSSVGTAVGSSSSNAIGLLNAFRTANNLYDGATGQIRAKTLAGNGTIPTNKINILANLLANCVQSVSGAASCLNLFQATSFGGSNPGNTFAAILNIALHPGLSLQLNQGSLPLSGPYQNPVAGAPSDWTLSVEYTGGGLNYGQLIAADGSGNIWVPNSSDPGTLSKFGPAGEPLSGNAGFTGGGLSYPLAVAIDQAGNVWAANEGNSTVSEHSASGAPLSGSGFATSGLKLPYALALDSDGNVFTANGDNTVTKLNSSGGSAGQFQQGGLDFPYAVAVDTSKNLWVANYGYSNSVSKFANDGTVIAPNGYTGGGINGAVGIALDGNGNVWVSSFDSPIVSKFSSSGTPLSGSGYTIPAGAASIAVDGGNTVWTANSDGSISHFANSGMLLSPATGFIADRATAGVGIAIDASGNVWTSDNSVNSLFEYIGVATPTVTPLQVAVKNNQMGKRP; encoded by the coding sequence ATGTATTGGAAGAAATCCCTGGGTGGGATGTATGTTTGTGTGGCCCTGGCCCTTACAGGCTGTGGCGCCGGAGTCTTTCCAACCTCTTCACTGCTCTCTGGTGGGTCTGGAAGCAGTGGGACCACAACGACACCTTCGAAGCCACCTTCAACGGGAGCTCCCTCTGATCCACCGGCCGCGAGTGGAGGGCAATCGCCTTCAACGGGTACAACGACTCCTCCGTCGACAGGAACTCCTTCGCCGCCAACAACCGGTACAACGACTCCGCCAGCAACGGGAACCACAACGCCACCTTCGAGCGGAAGCGGTTCGACACCTCCGTCGACGGGAACTACAACTCCTCCCTCATCCGGAGGTGGCGGTACCACACCACCTTCGTCTGGTGGTTCTGGAACTACAACGCCTCCCGTTACGGTTCCCCCTGCAATTTCAGGTCACGTATATAGCGGGCCAGGGAGTAATCATCCCATCTCGGGAGCAACGATCTCGCTCTATGCCGTAGGAACCTCTGGCTATGGTGCAGGAGCTACCTCGCTGCTTCAAGGCGCGTCGATTCTTACCGCAAGCGATGGGTCTTTCTCCCTTGATGGCGCATACACCTGTCCGTCAGCCACAACACAGGTCTATTTAGTAGCGACTGGTGGCAATGCGGGAACGGGAGCGAATTCCGGCATCACACTGCTGTCTGCGCTTGGAGCATGCAGCAACATCGCTTCTTCGACCATTGTAGTGAACGAGATCACCACGGTTGCCAGCGCCTTTGCTTTATCTCCATTTCTCAGTTCCGTCGGTACCGCTGTTGGGAGTAGTAGCAGTAATGCGATTGGCCTGTTGAATGCCTTTCGGACTGCGAATAACCTCTACGATGGTGCAACGGGTCAGATCCGTGCGAAGACACTAGCGGGCAACGGGACCATTCCTACAAACAAGATCAATATTCTTGCGAATCTGCTCGCCAACTGTGTTCAGTCTGTAAGCGGAGCGGCCAGCTGCTTGAACCTTTTCCAGGCCACCTCCTTTGGAGGATCGAATCCCGGTAATACCTTTGCCGCAATTCTGAACATAGCGCTTCATCCAGGATTGAGTCTGCAATTAAATCAGGGCTCACTCCCGCTGAGTGGTCCATATCAGAATCCCGTTGCAGGCGCGCCAAGCGATTGGACGCTCAGCGTCGAATACACTGGCGGCGGTCTCAATTATGGGCAGCTCATCGCAGCCGACGGCTCGGGAAATATTTGGGTTCCGAACTCCTCTGATCCAGGGACTCTGAGTAAGTTTGGTCCCGCCGGCGAACCACTTTCCGGAAACGCAGGATTTACTGGCGGCGGCCTGAGCTATCCCCTGGCCGTGGCGATCGATCAAGCCGGCAATGTGTGGGCCGCGAATGAAGGCAACAGTACTGTGAGCGAACACAGCGCAAGCGGAGCGCCGCTGTCTGGCTCCGGCTTCGCAACCAGCGGACTCAAGCTGCCTTATGCTCTTGCTCTCGACAGTGATGGGAATGTTTTTACTGCCAATGGCGATAACACGGTGACGAAGCTGAACTCCTCCGGTGGTTCCGCGGGACAGTTCCAGCAGGGAGGACTCGACTTCCCTTATGCGGTAGCCGTCGATACTTCCAAAAATCTTTGGGTCGCAAACTACGGTTACAGCAATAGCGTCAGCAAATTCGCAAACGATGGAACCGTGATCGCTCCGAATGGTTATACCGGCGGAGGCATTAATGGTGCGGTTGGTATTGCTCTCGATGGCAATGGAAATGTCTGGGTCTCCAGCTTCGACAGCCCTATTGTCAGCAAGTTTAGTTCGAGCGGTACACCACTCTCTGGTTCGGGATATACGATTCCGGCGGGAGCAGCTTCCATCGCTGTTGATGGAGGCAACACTGTCTGGACTGCGAACTCCGATGGCTCCATCAGTCACTTCGCGAACTCAGGTATGTTGCTTTCACCTGCAACGGGATTTATCGCTGATCGCGCGACCGCTGGCGTGGGGATCGCTATCGATGCTTCGGGGAACGTGTGGACATCGGACAACTCTGTCAACAGCCTGTTCGAGTACATCGGAGTTGCTACTCCTACCGTGACTCCGTTGCAGGTTGCGGTAAAAAACAATCAGATGGGGAAGAGGCCCTAA
- a CDS encoding dolichyl-phosphate beta-glucosyltransferase, which produces MAHPELSIVIPAYNESARIESALERVTSCIAEQGWNAEVLVVDDGSSDNTAQIVQHWMQTHPRLHLIQNPGNRGKGYSVRNGLLQAAGDIVMFTDADLSAPMEEAERLITAIREGADVAIGSRWLDRARQTIHQPLYRQFFGRCFNWITRTVMGLPFKDTQCGFKAFKRSAAQVIFRLQTIERWGFDPEILFIARKLGYQIREVPVTWGHDERSRISYLKDGMKMLQDMAHIRSNSLAGRYDKAIAAMRDTTSMVTRPVPLAPVHSATQDSSLVK; this is translated from the coding sequence ATGGCGCACCCCGAATTGAGCATTGTGATCCCCGCTTATAACGAAAGCGCTCGCATTGAGAGTGCGCTGGAACGTGTTACGTCCTGTATCGCGGAGCAGGGGTGGAACGCCGAAGTCCTGGTGGTGGATGATGGATCGTCCGATAATACCGCTCAGATCGTGCAGCACTGGATGCAGACCCATCCGCGCCTCCACCTGATTCAGAATCCGGGGAATCGTGGAAAAGGTTACTCCGTTCGCAATGGTCTTCTGCAGGCAGCCGGGGATATCGTGATGTTTACAGACGCCGATCTTTCCGCCCCCATGGAAGAGGCCGAAAGGCTGATTACTGCTATCCGCGAAGGAGCGGATGTGGCCATCGGTTCGCGTTGGCTCGATCGCGCCCGGCAGACGATTCATCAGCCGCTCTATCGTCAGTTCTTCGGGCGATGTTTCAACTGGATCACTCGCACCGTGATGGGGCTTCCTTTCAAAGACACGCAGTGTGGGTTCAAAGCCTTTAAGCGTTCTGCGGCCCAGGTCATTTTTCGGTTGCAGACCATTGAGCGTTGGGGCTTCGATCCTGAAATTCTGTTTATCGCGCGGAAGCTGGGATATCAGATTCGCGAGGTTCCCGTGACCTGGGGGCATGACGAGCGCAGCAGGATCAGCTATCTGAAAGATGGTATGAAGATGCTGCAGGATATGGCCCACATTCGCTCCAACTCTCTGGCTGGGCGTTACGACAAAGCCATCGCCGCGATGCGCGACACTACGTCGATGGTCACGCGGCCGGTCCCGCTGGCTCCTGTGCATTCCGCAACCCAGGACTCCAGCCTGGTCAAGTAA
- the sppA gene encoding signal peptide peptidase SppA: MPATLHNMPDDYPQQPPSPPPPPPPQFGGYAPPANPYSYAGSPLPPVYRPAPRVNRSPWFYVLAIGGSFAAICLVLSGMFWLMMRSVQGGNGSGLGLGEDRIAVIDITGVILSPEAINAQLRKFGDDSSVKAIILHINSPGGGAAASQEIYHEVLRVRKEKHKKIIASVESVGASGAYYIASACDRIYANEASVVGSIGVIMEWMNYGDLLKWAKLKNITITAGELKDAGDPSRDLTPKEQAYFQGLVNNMYSQFVHDVAIGRKTTDDKIKPLATGQVWTGEQSLSLGLIDRVGGFRTALMDTAREVGISGEPSIVRPAKNKRGLLAVLTDDGEDLFPNPSQLLNRAPGFYFMWK, encoded by the coding sequence GTGCCTGCTACACTCCACAACATGCCGGACGATTATCCGCAACAGCCACCTTCACCTCCGCCGCCCCCGCCGCCGCAGTTCGGAGGATATGCTCCTCCGGCGAATCCCTATTCCTACGCGGGGAGCCCACTCCCCCCAGTGTACCGGCCTGCGCCCAGAGTAAACCGCTCACCCTGGTTCTATGTTCTGGCCATTGGTGGATCGTTCGCCGCAATCTGCCTGGTGCTCAGCGGCATGTTCTGGCTCATGATGCGGTCGGTTCAAGGTGGGAACGGTTCCGGTCTGGGGCTTGGAGAAGACAGGATCGCCGTCATCGACATCACCGGGGTGATCCTTTCTCCGGAAGCAATCAATGCGCAGCTCCGCAAGTTTGGTGATGACTCTTCCGTCAAGGCCATCATCCTGCACATTAATTCTCCTGGTGGCGGAGCCGCAGCGTCACAGGAGATCTATCACGAGGTCCTGCGCGTCCGGAAGGAAAAGCACAAAAAGATTATTGCCTCGGTAGAGAGCGTAGGAGCTTCGGGCGCATACTACATTGCCAGCGCATGTGACCGGATCTATGCCAATGAGGCATCGGTCGTGGGTTCGATCGGTGTCATCATGGAATGGATGAACTACGGCGACCTGCTCAAATGGGCCAAGCTGAAGAACATCACAATTACGGCAGGAGAACTAAAGGACGCCGGCGATCCAAGTCGCGATCTGACTCCCAAGGAACAGGCTTATTTTCAGGGGCTTGTAAATAACATGTACTCGCAGTTTGTACATGATGTTGCCATCGGGCGGAAGACGACCGACGACAAGATCAAACCTTTGGCTACGGGGCAGGTTTGGACTGGCGAGCAGTCTCTCTCGCTGGGGCTGATCGACCGGGTAGGAGGATTCCGTACTGCCCTGATGGATACAGCCCGCGAAGTTGGAATCTCAGGGGAGCCCTCCATTGTGCGACCCGCCAAGAATAAGCGTGGATTGCTCGCAGTTCTGACGGACGACGGCGAAGATCTCTTCCCCAACCCGAGCCAGCTTCTGAACCGAGCCCCCGGGTTCTATTTCATGTGGAAGTAA
- a CDS encoding HU family DNA-binding protein: protein MTKADLVDKVTALGDLTRRDGEVIVDTLFESVIGALKAGDKIEIRGFGSFRTRQRNARTGRNPKTGEKVDVPAKRVPFFKPSKELRDLVNPSGVKSSPRSASTNKVDPHHPPAM from the coding sequence ATGACCAAGGCCGATCTTGTCGACAAAGTAACCGCCCTCGGCGACCTCACACGGCGCGATGGCGAGGTGATCGTCGATACGCTCTTTGAATCTGTCATCGGAGCCCTGAAGGCTGGTGACAAAATTGAGATTCGTGGTTTCGGAAGTTTTCGTACTAGGCAGCGGAATGCGCGCACTGGCCGCAATCCAAAAACCGGCGAGAAAGTCGACGTGCCGGCTAAGCGAGTTCCCTTTTTCAAGCCTTCAAAAGAACTGCGCGACCTGGTCAATCCGAGCGGCGTAAAATCGTCGCCACGGTCTGCAAGTACGAATAAGGTCGATCCACACCATCCGCCAGCGATGTAA
- a CDS encoding TolC family protein, translating into MILKAFRAVGAVALLVAPVLVAQTPAAASPSTPLTLQQAEARALAANPMLLSAQQHVSAVEANKITAGLRQNPNLTLYGQGVTLPEIPPPNGNPFFYSATVSRLFERGQKRRWRLESATATADSTQSAYHDQQRQLVLAVRQAFTNMLLAKDSLAVAQENLTDYRKTVDLSRARLDAGDITRTDFERIDLQQAQFEADADNAQLALQQASAQLQLLFGIDHPTNTLDIVGSLTPPPIPVTLTEVENQALASRPDYLSARQALTAAEAEARLAIAGGTTDPTLSTEYDRNGIDNSFGVSLAIPLRIFDRNQGEKVRTRYEVESSRLAVTAARNQVVSDVDQAWMALDTAQKMSHRYNSHYLDEAAHVRDNLQFSYRNGNSTLLDYLSALRDYRAIRLSSLTANAQVWLAIHQLSFATATNIVP; encoded by the coding sequence ATGATTCTGAAAGCATTTCGTGCTGTCGGTGCCGTCGCCCTTTTGGTCGCGCCCGTGCTTGTGGCACAAACCCCTGCTGCCGCATCTCCGTCTACGCCGCTTACGCTGCAGCAGGCCGAGGCGCGTGCGTTAGCTGCAAACCCCATGCTGCTCTCGGCACAGCAACATGTCTCCGCAGTCGAGGCCAACAAGATCACAGCTGGACTCCGTCAGAATCCGAATCTCACTCTCTATGGACAGGGCGTTACGCTCCCTGAGATTCCGCCACCAAATGGAAATCCATTTTTCTATTCAGCAACAGTGTCTCGACTCTTCGAACGTGGGCAGAAACGTCGATGGCGGTTGGAATCGGCGACAGCGACGGCTGACTCGACACAGAGTGCATATCACGATCAGCAGCGGCAGCTCGTGCTGGCTGTTCGTCAGGCCTTTACCAATATGTTGCTGGCCAAAGACTCTCTCGCAGTGGCCCAGGAAAACCTGACCGACTACCGCAAGACCGTCGATCTGAGCCGGGCAAGGCTCGATGCCGGAGACATCACCCGCACCGACTTTGAACGGATCGACCTGCAACAGGCGCAATTCGAAGCCGATGCGGATAACGCTCAACTGGCACTGCAACAAGCCTCCGCGCAGCTTCAACTGCTTTTCGGCATCGATCATCCAACGAACACACTGGATATCGTGGGGAGCCTGACTCCACCACCGATCCCTGTCACCCTTACTGAGGTGGAAAACCAGGCCCTTGCCTCGCGTCCGGATTATCTCTCAGCACGACAGGCCCTGACCGCCGCTGAGGCCGAAGCGCGCCTCGCGATCGCAGGCGGAACTACGGACCCAACGCTTTCAACCGAATACGACCGCAACGGTATCGACAACTCCTTCGGTGTAAGTCTTGCCATCCCGTTACGAATCTTCGATCGCAATCAAGGGGAGAAGGTGCGGACGCGTTACGAGGTCGAATCCAGCCGCCTTGCCGTTACCGCGGCGCGCAACCAGGTCGTCTCTGATGTCGATCAGGCATGGATGGCCCTCGATACCGCGCAGAAGATGTCCCATCGCTACAACAGTCACTATCTCGACGAAGCTGCGCATGTCCGCGACAACTTGCAGTTCAGCTATCGCAACGGCAATTCAACTCTGCTCGACTACCTCTCGGCGCTGCGCGACTATCGCGCCATCCGCCTCAGCAGCCTTACAGCCAATGCTCAGGTCTGGCTGGCCATTCACCAACTTAGCTTTGCCACTGCGACGAACATCGTCCCATAA
- a CDS encoding efflux RND transporter periplasmic adaptor subunit, which produces MNTIRIESLLLLALIAMPIVACKSSAPASTDAQQPANAGIETAIAHMKQGTDFLELPAHIEADPSRVVRVFPPLSGRMLGLRVLPGQEVKKGDVVATLQSSDIAAARSDFEKAKIEVLRADRALTRGKLLLDHEVLSQADYYELEATDQSAHSELDRARQRIHELGFSENNTSDEVALRAPISGVVLDIGTATGEMQRSLDNATPIATIANIDSVWTVGDVFERDLATLKPGREVQVVVPAYPGLDLTGRIANIGDAIDPNTHTLKLRVILPNPKHTLKTDMFATIRIPGAERNTIILPATAVLHDGEKTSVFVVNASGKYEQRPVTIGRRFDSGTIKSVEILTGINDGEKVVTSGGALLRPNNGE; this is translated from the coding sequence ATGAATACGATACGAATTGAATCCCTGCTTCTGCTTGCGCTTATTGCGATGCCTATCGTTGCATGCAAATCATCTGCGCCAGCTTCTACTGATGCACAGCAGCCCGCAAATGCCGGAATCGAAACGGCGATTGCGCACATGAAACAAGGCACCGACTTTCTTGAGCTCCCGGCGCACATCGAAGCCGATCCCTCGCGTGTAGTCCGCGTCTTCCCTCCCCTGAGCGGACGAATGCTCGGGCTGCGGGTGCTTCCAGGCCAGGAGGTCAAGAAAGGAGATGTCGTCGCAACGCTCCAGAGCAGCGATATCGCCGCTGCCCGTTCGGACTTCGAGAAGGCAAAGATCGAAGTACTTCGCGCAGACCGTGCTTTAACACGAGGCAAATTGCTGCTCGACCACGAAGTGCTGTCGCAGGCCGACTACTACGAGTTGGAAGCAACCGATCAAAGCGCTCATTCCGAGTTGGATCGGGCACGCCAGCGCATCCACGAATTAGGGTTCTCCGAGAACAACACTTCGGATGAGGTGGCGCTACGTGCGCCAATCTCCGGCGTGGTGCTCGACATCGGCACAGCAACCGGCGAGATGCAACGATCGCTCGATAACGCAACTCCCATTGCTACGATCGCAAACATTGATTCGGTCTGGACCGTCGGCGACGTCTTCGAGCGTGACCTGGCAACTCTGAAACCGGGCCGCGAGGTGCAGGTCGTCGTTCCCGCTTATCCCGGGCTGGACCTCACAGGACGCATCGCCAATATCGGCGATGCCATCGATCCCAATACCCACACACTCAAGCTGCGCGTAATTCTTCCGAATCCAAAGCACACGCTGAAGACAGACATGTTTGCGACGATTCGCATCCCCGGAGCCGAACGCAACACCATCATCCTACCGGCGACCGCTGTACTGCACGATGGCGAGAAAACCTCCGTCTTTGTTGTGAACGCATCCGGCAAATACGAACAACGCCCGGTCACGATAGGCCGCAGATTTGATTCAGGAACGATCAAGAGCGTCGAGATCCTGACCGGCATCAACGACGGCGAAAAGGTTGTCACATCCGGCGGAGCACTGCTTCGTCCCAACAACGGGGAGTGA
- a CDS encoding efflux RND transporter permease subunit: MQALIRLFIRYRAIILILFAVMLAAGGFALSRLDIEAYPDPSPPLVEIITQNPSWSAEEMEQQVTVPVETTLNGTPHLAQVRSISIFGLSDVKLYFSFDSDYFRDRQEVLNRLQTLQLPNNLQPQLSPWSPIGEIYRYQLTGPGYTLNEIKATQDWLVRRELKQVPGIIDITTFGGTTRQYQVEADPNRLLSYGVTLPQVLNAIQSSNANAGGNYVQLGNQNINVRALGQVHSIEDIAHIVVAEKNGAPITVGDIGNVREGFQPRLGQVGRGKDNDIVLGIVLLQKEEKSLPALKALKEKIASLNSGSLLPPGMHISTIYDRTNLINRTTHTVREVIFTGLVLVTLVLLSMLGDLRITFIAAVTIPFAVLFAFGMMVLTGRSANLISIGAIDFGILVDSSIIVLESIYRKLSRRVPGEQTGDLIVEGVTDAARPVLFSTAIILIAFIPLFTMQGVAGQIFSPMSVTYGFALMGALLFALIFAPVLGYMTAPAEQKVGDGYTWLSRRLKNGYESTLRHSLRFPRLVWIGAAAMLGIGVLCFVLVGGEFMPPLEEGNLWIRATLPQDVSFDTSVNIANQLRALIAESPEVTQTVSQMGRPDDGTDVSTFNNVEVSVTLKPQEEWRPGLTKPKLIDEINRRLSRFPGIELNFSQNIQDNVEEAMSGVKGENSLKLFGDDLDTLTFLSSKIEKTMESIPGVADVGVFKVGGQPSLVIQIDRARAARYGILSGDINAVVQAAVGGAPVTQVIQGDRRFDLTVRYPEANRSTPEAVRAILIPTVDGGKIPLAQIADVSIREGSFQIFREGGRRYIPIKFSVRGRDLATTITELQAKLKQQVPMPTGYDYTWAGEFDSLRKEQARLAVIIPISLVIIVILLYMQFGTWKDALIVVATLPFAAVGGTVSLFLTHTPFSISAAVGFTSLIGVATLGAVVFMSGVRRAQRESVDGTGLEHGCVDEMRPVVMACMAAGLGLLPAALSNGIGAQAQQPLARVVVGGMATTIIAILFIMPLLLRKPPTRPFTATGSIEAE, from the coding sequence GTGCAGGCATTGATTCGTCTCTTCATCCGCTACCGCGCTATCATCCTCATCCTCTTTGCGGTCATGCTTGCTGCTGGAGGCTTCGCGCTTTCACGCCTCGATATCGAGGCCTATCCCGATCCTTCTCCACCGCTGGTCGAAATCATCACGCAGAATCCGTCGTGGTCCGCCGAAGAAATGGAACAGCAGGTGACCGTTCCTGTCGAAACAACACTGAACGGCACGCCACATCTCGCTCAGGTTCGCTCTATCTCGATCTTCGGGCTCTCCGATGTGAAGCTCTACTTCAGCTTTGACTCGGACTACTTTCGCGATCGCCAGGAAGTGCTGAATCGCCTGCAAACTTTGCAGCTTCCCAACAACCTGCAACCGCAGCTTTCCCCTTGGTCGCCCATCGGCGAGATCTATCGCTATCAACTCACAGGTCCGGGTTACACCCTCAACGAGATCAAAGCCACGCAGGATTGGCTGGTACGCCGTGAGCTGAAGCAGGTTCCTGGCATTATCGATATCACCACCTTTGGCGGAACCACGCGCCAGTATCAGGTCGAGGCCGATCCAAACCGCCTGCTCAGCTATGGCGTTACACTCCCGCAGGTTCTCAACGCCATTCAATCGTCGAATGCGAATGCCGGCGGAAACTACGTTCAGCTAGGAAACCAGAACATCAATGTCCGCGCGCTGGGCCAGGTACACTCGATCGAAGACATTGCCCACATCGTCGTTGCAGAAAAGAATGGCGCACCCATTACGGTTGGCGATATAGGAAACGTTCGCGAAGGCTTCCAGCCTCGCCTCGGTCAGGTAGGACGCGGTAAAGACAACGACATCGTCCTTGGAATTGTCCTTCTGCAAAAAGAAGAGAAGTCACTTCCAGCGCTGAAGGCGCTTAAGGAAAAGATCGCCAGTCTCAACTCCGGAAGTCTCCTCCCGCCAGGAATGCACATCAGCACTATCTACGATCGGACAAACCTCATCAATCGTACAACGCACACGGTTCGCGAGGTCATCTTCACCGGACTTGTTCTCGTAACACTGGTCCTGCTCTCCATGCTTGGCGATCTGCGCATCACCTTCATTGCCGCAGTCACGATTCCCTTTGCCGTGCTCTTTGCCTTCGGCATGATGGTGCTCACAGGCCGTTCAGCAAATCTTATCTCTATCGGCGCAATCGACTTCGGCATCCTGGTCGATTCGTCGATCATCGTGCTCGAGAGCATCTATCGCAAACTCTCCCGCCGAGTCCCCGGAGAACAAACCGGCGATCTGATCGTCGAAGGCGTAACCGATGCTGCGCGCCCTGTTCTGTTCTCAACGGCGATTATTCTTATCGCCTTCATCCCTCTCTTCACCATGCAGGGAGTCGCGGGGCAGATCTTCTCGCCCATGTCGGTCACCTATGGCTTCGCATTGATGGGCGCATTGCTGTTCGCGCTGATCTTCGCTCCAGTGCTCGGATACATGACGGCTCCAGCAGAGCAGAAGGTCGGTGACGGATACACATGGCTCAGCCGTCGCCTGAAGAATGGCTACGAAAGCACGCTGCGTCACTCCCTCCGCTTCCCTCGTCTAGTCTGGATCGGCGCTGCTGCAATGCTGGGAATTGGAGTGCTCTGCTTTGTCCTTGTCGGAGGCGAATTCATGCCTCCGCTGGAAGAAGGCAATCTCTGGATTCGTGCCACGCTTCCACAGGATGTCTCGTTCGACACCTCGGTGAACATTGCAAATCAGTTGCGTGCTCTGATCGCCGAATCTCCTGAAGTCACCCAAACGGTTTCGCAGATGGGACGCCCCGATGATGGAACGGACGTCTCTACCTTCAACAATGTTGAGGTGTCGGTCACGCTTAAGCCTCAGGAAGAATGGCGGCCTGGTCTGACCAAGCCAAAGCTGATCGATGAGATCAACCGACGCCTCTCGCGCTTTCCTGGCATTGAACTCAACTTCTCACAGAACATTCAGGACAACGTGGAAGAAGCAATGTCTGGCGTAAAAGGCGAGAACTCGCTGAAGCTCTTCGGCGACGATCTCGATACGCTGACATTTCTTTCGAGCAAGATTGAGAAGACCATGGAATCCATTCCTGGCGTTGCGGATGTGGGCGTCTTCAAAGTCGGAGGACAGCCCTCTCTCGTCATCCAGATCGACCGCGCACGTGCAGCACGATACGGCATCCTCTCAGGAGATATTAATGCCGTGGTCCAGGCCGCCGTCGGCGGAGCACCTGTCACCCAGGTGATCCAGGGAGATCGTCGCTTCGACCTTACGGTACGTTATCCCGAAGCCAATCGCTCTACGCCTGAAGCCGTTCGCGCCATCCTTATTCCTACTGTCGACGGCGGTAAGATTCCGCTGGCACAGATTGCGGATGTCTCGATCCGCGAGGGCAGCTTTCAGATCTTCCGTGAAGGAGGCCGCCGTTACATCCCCATCAAATTCTCGGTACGCGGACGAGACCTCGCGACCACCATCACCGAGCTACAGGCGAAGCTCAAGCAGCAGGTTCCCATGCCGACTGGCTATGACTACACCTGGGCGGGCGAGTTTGATTCACTCCGCAAGGAACAGGCGAGACTCGCAGTCATCATTCCCATCTCGCTCGTGATTATTGTCATTCTGCTCTATATGCAGTTCGGCACATGGAAGGACGCACTCATCGTAGTCGCAACACTTCCCTTCGCGGCTGTGGGGGGCACCGTCTCACTCTTCCTCACCCATACTCCCTTCAGCATCTCCGCAGCAGTTGGCTTCACCTCGCTGATCGGCGTAGCCACGCTGGGTGCTGTCGTCTTCATGTCAGGAGTGCGCCGCGCCCAACGTGAAAGCGTCGATGGAACGGGACTCGAACACGGATGCGTTGACGAGATGCGCCCCGTTGTCATGGCCTGCATGGCCGCTGGCCTGGGGCTGCTCCCTGCTGCTTTATCCAATGGCATCGGCGCCCAGGCACAGCAACCACTCGCGCGCGTCGTCGTAGGAGGCATGGCAACAACCATCATCGCAATTCTGTTCATCATGCCTTTACTGCTGCGTAAGCCGCCAACACGACCCTTCACAGCCACCGGCAGCATTGAGGCGGAGTAA